The Malaclemys terrapin pileata isolate rMalTer1 chromosome 24, rMalTer1.hap1, whole genome shotgun sequence genome contains a region encoding:
- the LOC128828891 gene encoding maestro heat-like repeat family member 5: MFMAVPAPRWCCTVYDRLLSSASKLKPLLALELESRLLRALLHQIFTMGTGNDTTHFRALHKSYSQSLDPMLRGLLTETPTTDKLQHLLEHIHFWIQSKKTKERVRAIQSSAALLEFATILPGFDTSSDFSKAGDFVLQLGLHVSQPADDISRQARGGIYWLHRLLLVLT, encoded by the exons atgttcATGGCAGTGCCAGCACCACGCTGGTGCTGCACAGTGTACGACAGGCTCCTCTcttctgccagcaaactgaagccgcTGCTTGCCCTGGAGCTGGAATCTCGCCTCCTGCGGGCTCTTCTCCACCAGATCTTCACCATGGGCACTGGGAACGACACCACCCACTTCCGG GCTTTGCACAAGAGCTATTCGCAGAGCCTGGACCCCATGCTCAGGGGCCTGCTGACAGAGACCCCCACCACAGACAAGCTGCAGCACCTCTTGGAG CACATCCATTTCTGGATCCAATCTAAAAAGACCAAGGAGAGAGTAAGGGCCATACAGAGCAGCGCTGCCCTGCTCGAATTTGCCACCATCCTGCCTGgatttgac ACCTCCTCCGACTTCTCCAAGGCAGGCGACTTTGTGCTGCAGCTGGGTCTCCATGTATCCCAGCCAGCCGACGACATCAGCCGGCAAGCCAGGGGTGGGATATATTGGCTGCACAGGCTCCTGCTCGTGCTGACATAG